In Amycolatopsis sulphurea, one genomic interval encodes:
- a CDS encoding FAD-dependent oxidoreductase, translating into MTISRRVFLGLTGAAVPFAAGLSGPVPDRWERLRRRLAGPLLRPGDAGYDAARRGFFAMYDRRPAAVAGCARREDVQACVDFAARQGIPLAARSGGHSYPGYSTVDDGLVADLARLNRIELHEGGQVTIGAGARLGAVYAVLAAAGRALPAGTCPTVGIAGLTLGGGLGVLGRKYGLTCDLLESAELVTADGTCHTVSAASRPELFWALRGGGGGNFGIVTSFTFRTVPAPGLTTFDVQFPPAAAATLFAAWQDWQPRMPDELWADLGLGASAANLGGCFVGPRTRLTPVLDTLVRQVGTPLKRAEQERGFLDTMEWFAGCGDLSSASCRPGWDGGGGGVEQRSYVATSRMLRRPAPDPAAVVAALTANPDTYTIVDGGGGAIARGDSAYAHRSALASFQFTQPVAPGGEAAARREIGRIRDGLGTEFGTTGYVNYLDPEMPDWGRAYYGEHLPRLRAIAHRYDPDGVFSFPRALIRA; encoded by the coding sequence ATGACGATCAGCAGGCGGGTGTTCCTGGGGCTGACCGGGGCGGCGGTGCCGTTCGCGGCGGGGTTGTCCGGTCCGGTGCCGGACCGGTGGGAGCGCTTGCGCCGTCGCCTGGCCGGGCCGCTGCTCCGCCCGGGTGACGCGGGCTACGACGCCGCGCGCCGCGGCTTCTTCGCGATGTACGACCGACGCCCGGCCGCGGTGGCCGGCTGCGCCCGTCGCGAGGACGTCCAGGCCTGTGTGGATTTCGCGGCGAGGCAAGGGATTCCGCTGGCCGCGCGGTCCGGCGGGCACAGCTATCCCGGATATTCCACTGTGGACGATGGGCTGGTGGCCGACCTGGCCCGGCTGAACCGGATCGAGCTGCACGAGGGCGGCCAGGTGACGATCGGCGCGGGCGCCCGGCTGGGTGCGGTGTACGCGGTGCTCGCCGCGGCGGGCCGGGCGTTGCCCGCGGGGACCTGCCCGACCGTCGGCATCGCCGGGCTCACCCTCGGTGGCGGGCTCGGTGTGCTCGGCCGCAAGTACGGGCTGACCTGCGATCTGCTGGAGTCGGCCGAGCTGGTGACCGCGGACGGGACCTGTCACACGGTCTCCGCGGCGAGCCGCCCGGAGCTGTTCTGGGCGCTGCGCGGCGGCGGGGGAGGGAACTTCGGTATCGTCACCTCGTTCACCTTCCGCACCGTGCCCGCACCCGGGCTGACCACGTTCGACGTGCAGTTCCCACCCGCCGCGGCGGCCACGCTGTTCGCCGCCTGGCAGGACTGGCAGCCGCGGATGCCGGACGAGCTGTGGGCCGATCTGGGCCTTGGCGCGTCCGCGGCCAACCTCGGCGGCTGCTTCGTCGGCCCGCGTACCCGGCTCACCCCGGTGCTCGACACGCTCGTCCGCCAGGTCGGCACGCCGTTGAAACGGGCCGAGCAGGAGCGCGGCTTTTTGGACACGATGGAGTGGTTCGCCGGGTGCGGGGACCTGTCGTCCGCTTCGTGCCGTCCGGGCTGGGACGGCGGGGGAGGAGGCGTGGAACAGCGCTCCTACGTGGCGACCTCCCGGATGCTGAGGCGCCCTGCCCCGGATCCCGCCGCGGTGGTCGCGGCCCTGACCGCGAACCCGGACACCTACACGATCGTGGACGGCGGCGGGGGCGCGATCGCCCGCGGCGATTCGGCGTATGCACACCGGTCCGCGCTGGCGAGCTTCCAGTTCACGCAACCGGTGGCGCCCGGCGGCGAGGCCGCGGCCCGCCGGGAGATCGGCCGGATCCGGGACGGTCTCGGCACGGAGTTCGGCACCACCGGCTACGTCAACTACCTGGACCCGGAGATGCCGGACTGGGGCCGCGCCTACTACGGCGAGCACCTGCCGCGGCTGCGCGCGATCGCCCATCGGTACGACCCGGACGGGGTGTTCTCCTTTCCCCGCGCGCTGATCCGCGCCTAA
- a CDS encoding AzlD domain-containing protein, with protein sequence MDATELLIAVGVLGLGTFGFRFAGPALRNRVHLSARAERLMTLAAVVLLAALVATSALIEGHDYAGFARPAGVLVGGVLAWRKAPFVLVVLAAAATAALVRLAGIP encoded by the coding sequence ATGGATGCCACGGAATTGCTGATCGCCGTGGGGGTGCTGGGTCTGGGCACGTTCGGGTTCCGGTTCGCCGGACCGGCGCTGCGGAACCGGGTGCACCTGTCCGCCCGCGCCGAGCGGTTGATGACGCTGGCCGCGGTGGTCCTGCTGGCGGCGCTGGTCGCGACCAGTGCGCTCATCGAGGGCCACGACTACGCCGGATTCGCCCGTCCGGCCGGGGTGCTCGTCGGGGGTGTGCTCGCGTGGCGGAAGGCGCCGTTCGTACTGGTGGTGCTCGCCGCCGCCGCAACAGCCGCACTGGTGCGGCTGGCCGGAATTCCCTGA
- a CDS encoding AzlC family ABC transporter permease, with protein MRSIWRTLDRGLARDIGLVCLADTLVGVSYGAITVSSGFPLWAPMVLSLLVFAGASQFMFVGIVASGGNPLAAVAAGLLVNARHVPFGFAVGDVFGRGRLARAVGSHLMIDESVAFALAQRDADRRRAAYWACGIGLFACWNVGVVVGAFAGTAIHDTDAFGLDAAFPAVLLALVLPSLRERAFRLPVLIGVVVALASAPLLPAGLPVLLAMVGVVAGAAAKEPKAAC; from the coding sequence ATGCGTTCGATATGGCGAACACTCGATCGCGGCCTCGCCCGCGACATCGGCCTGGTGTGCCTGGCCGACACCCTCGTCGGCGTGTCCTACGGTGCCATCACGGTGAGTTCCGGCTTCCCGCTGTGGGCACCGATGGTGTTGTCCCTGCTGGTCTTCGCCGGCGCTTCGCAGTTCATGTTCGTCGGGATCGTGGCCTCCGGCGGCAATCCCCTCGCCGCGGTCGCGGCCGGGCTGCTGGTGAACGCGCGGCACGTGCCGTTCGGCTTCGCGGTGGGCGATGTGTTCGGCCGCGGACGGCTCGCGCGAGCAGTGGGCAGCCACCTGATGATCGACGAGTCGGTGGCGTTCGCGCTGGCCCAGCGGGACGCCGATCGCCGGCGCGCGGCGTACTGGGCGTGCGGGATCGGGCTATTCGCCTGCTGGAACGTCGGGGTGGTGGTCGGCGCTTTCGCCGGCACCGCGATCCACGACACCGACGCGTTCGGCTTGGACGCCGCGTTCCCCGCGGTGCTGCTGGCGCTGGTGCTGCCGTCGTTGCGTGAGCGGGCTTTCCGGCTGCCGGTGCTGATCGGCGTGGTGGTGGCGCTCGCCTCGGCGCCACTGCTGCCCGCCGGGCTGCCGGTCCTGCTCGCGATGGTCGGCGTGGTCGCGGGCGCCGCGGCCAAGGAACCGAAGGCGGCCTGCTGA
- a CDS encoding helix-turn-helix domain-containing protein: protein MSQDTSSAPLEIIAESLRRERTRAGLSLTELARRAGLAKSTLSQLESGFGNPSVETLWALGVALDVPFSRLVEPGRPQVRVIRSGSGPTVFAEHADYACTLLSACPSAARRDMYLIRAEPGNPRRSDPHMNGVVEHIVLCAGRARVGLADDPVELRPGDYIAYPGDVRHVFEALEPGTFGVEVSEYS, encoded by the coding sequence ATGTCGCAGGACACGTCCAGTGCGCCGCTGGAGATCATCGCCGAGTCGCTGCGCCGCGAGCGGACCCGGGCCGGGCTGTCTCTGACCGAGTTGGCCCGCCGCGCCGGTCTCGCGAAATCCACGCTCTCGCAACTGGAATCCGGGTTCGGCAACCCGAGCGTGGAGACGCTGTGGGCGCTCGGCGTCGCCCTCGACGTGCCGTTCTCCCGGCTGGTCGAACCGGGTCGCCCGCAGGTCCGCGTGATCCGCTCGGGCAGCGGGCCGACGGTGTTCGCCGAACACGCCGACTACGCGTGCACTCTGCTGTCGGCGTGCCCCTCCGCGGCGCGGCGGGACATGTACCTGATCCGCGCCGAACCGGGCAACCCGCGACGGTCGGATCCGCACATGAACGGCGTGGTCGAGCACATCGTCCTGTGCGCGGGGCGCGCCCGGGTCGGCCTCGCCGACGACCCCGTCGAGCTGCGGCCCGGTGATTACATCGCCTACCCCGGGGACGTGCGGCACGTGTTCGAGGCGCTGGAACCCGGCACGTTCGGCGTGGAGGTGTCCGAATACTCGTGA
- a CDS encoding reverse transcriptase/maturase family protein encodes MQSAATVLGVLRERGKRGLPCEELYRQLFNPQLYLLAYGRIHANHGAMTPGVTSETVDGMSRAKIDRIIDAMRHERYRFRPVRRVHIPKKNGKTRPLGLPTWSDKLVGEVVRLMLEAYDEPTFSDRSHGFRPGRGCHTALREIDNTWTGTAWFLEGDIADCFGSLDHDRMIEILAENVHDNRFLRLIRNMLTAGYMEDWKWGATLSGAPQGGVASPILSSIYLHKLDQFVEKTLIPEYTRGDRRARNPAYLDLQNQLAKARRRGDRAQALTLRRRMTSLPSADPDDPGYRRLRYCRYADDHLLGFAGPKAEAEEIKQRLAQFLREDLKLELSQEKTLITHARTGAARFLGYEITVQHNDTKKTGRYRRVNGQIALRVPREVIKAKSTPYLRRSKPAKQAALTNGSDHTIVATYGAIYRGIVQYYLLAGDVYRLHRLRWVMETSMLKTLAGKHRSTVSKMAAKHKAKILTPHGPRTCFEARIERDGRKPLVARFGETPLHRQKTARVIDSQPIRADYPHKEILTRLLADTCELCRTVGGVEVHHIRKLAELGIPGPLQPQWMTAMANRRRKTLVVCSACHGQIHTGQPFASLTQ; translated from the coding sequence ATGCAGAGCGCCGCAACGGTGCTGGGTGTCCTGCGTGAACGCGGCAAGCGCGGACTGCCGTGTGAGGAGTTGTATCGGCAACTGTTCAACCCGCAGTTGTATCTGCTGGCCTACGGGCGCATCCACGCCAACCACGGCGCGATGACACCCGGGGTCACATCGGAAACCGTGGACGGCATGTCCCGGGCGAAAATCGACCGCATCATCGATGCGATGCGCCACGAGCGCTACCGGTTCCGCCCGGTCCGGCGCGTGCACATCCCGAAGAAGAACGGCAAAACCAGACCGCTTGGTTTGCCGACCTGGTCGGACAAACTCGTCGGCGAGGTGGTGCGCCTGATGTTGGAGGCCTACGACGAGCCGACGTTCTCCGACCGGTCCCACGGATTCCGTCCGGGCAGGGGCTGTCACACCGCGTTGCGGGAGATCGACAACACCTGGACTGGGACCGCGTGGTTCCTCGAGGGAGACATCGCCGACTGCTTCGGCTCGCTCGATCATGATCGAATGATCGAGATCCTGGCGGAGAACGTCCACGACAACAGGTTTCTACGGCTGATACGGAACATGTTGACGGCCGGATACATGGAGGACTGGAAGTGGGGCGCCACCTTGTCGGGGGCTCCTCAGGGCGGAGTGGCATCCCCGATCCTGTCCTCGATCTACCTGCACAAACTCGATCAGTTCGTCGAGAAGACCCTGATCCCGGAATACACCCGAGGGGACCGCAGGGCCCGCAACCCTGCCTACCTGGATCTGCAGAATCAGCTGGCCAAGGCGCGCCGGCGCGGCGACCGGGCACAAGCCCTGACGCTGCGGCGGCGCATGACCAGCCTGCCCAGCGCCGACCCGGACGACCCGGGATACCGGCGGCTGCGCTACTGCAGATACGCAGACGACCATCTGCTCGGGTTCGCCGGACCCAAGGCCGAAGCCGAGGAGATCAAACAGCGGCTGGCGCAGTTCCTGCGTGAAGACCTCAAACTGGAACTGTCCCAGGAGAAAACGCTGATCACCCACGCCCGCACAGGCGCGGCACGGTTCCTCGGCTACGAGATCACCGTCCAGCACAACGACACGAAAAAGACCGGCCGTTACCGACGCGTCAACGGCCAGATCGCCCTTCGTGTCCCCCGGGAGGTGATCAAGGCCAAGTCCACGCCCTACCTGCGCCGCAGCAAACCTGCCAAGCAGGCGGCCCTGACCAACGGCAGCGACCACACCATCGTCGCCACATACGGGGCCATCTACCGGGGCATCGTCCAGTACTACCTGCTCGCCGGTGACGTCTATCGACTGCACCGGCTGCGCTGGGTCATGGAGACCTCCATGCTCAAGACCCTGGCAGGCAAGCACCGCTCCACCGTGTCGAAGATGGCGGCCAAGCACAAAGCCAAAATCCTGACACCCCACGGGCCACGCACCTGCTTCGAAGCACGCATCGAACGCGACGGCAGGAAACCACTGGTCGCACGGTTCGGCGAAACACCGCTGCACCGGCAGAAAACGGCGAGAGTCATCGACTCCCAGCCGATCCGGGCCGACTACCCGCACAAGGAGATCCTTACCCGGCTCCTCGCGGACACCTGCGAACTCTGCCGAACGGTGGGCGGCGTCGAAGTCCACCACATCCGCAAACTCGCAGAACTCGGAATACCCGGACCGCTTCAACCCCAATGGATGACAGCCATGGCCAACCGGCGACGCAAGACCCTCGTGGTCTGTTCCGCCTGCCACGGCCAGATCCACACGGGGCAACCGTTCGCATCTCTCACGCAGTAG
- a CDS encoding cytochrome P450 — MPQPGGRGASWRTTCRVCPTCARSSRSRCGCTHRFGRTPRDAAVDDVIGGYHIPAGSSILLSPYASHRYGELWNAPDDFTPERFCPAHRANAPKEKYAYYPFGGARRCIGFEAALLEIQLVIATLAQRLRLDLVPGHPIGYLPNASLRPTPNLLMTVSRAV, encoded by the coding sequence ATACCGCAACCCGGAGGGCGCGGCGCAAGCTGGAGGACGACCTGTCGAGTCTGCCCTACCTGCGCCAGGTCATCGAGGAGTCGATGCGGCTGTACCCACCGGTTTGGGCGTACCCCCAGGGACGCCGCCGTCGACGACGTCATCGGCGGCTACCACATTCCGGCGGGCAGCTCGATTCTGCTGTCGCCCTACGCTTCCCACCGTTATGGGGAACTGTGGAACGCGCCGGACGACTTCACGCCGGAACGATTCTGCCCGGCCCACAGGGCAAACGCGCCGAAGGAGAAGTACGCCTATTACCCGTTCGGCGGCGCCCGCAGGTGCATCGGGTTCGAGGCGGCGCTACTGGAGATCCAGCTCGTGATCGCGACGCTCGCGCAGCGGTTGCGGCTGGATCTCGTTCCCGGTCATCCGATCGGGTACCTCCCGAACGCTTCGCTGCGTCCGACGCCCAACCTGCTCATGACCGTATCCAGGGCCGTATGA
- a CDS encoding thioesterase II family protein — protein MTTPWLPFPARSHRPAVVCFPPAGAGASFYAPWRRRFRNAAFDVLPVQLPGRETRLSEPLVPELSKLTVDAADALADELPGSYLFFGHSMGAAFAFELAQELEQRGMSGPRSLIVSACASPSFESNGPALRDAPDAELVRLLDRLGSFPPTLRSHTEFISLVIPILRSDIAMCETHRVDRERRINCPLTAISGADDTEPTPQTMSDWVRHTSLAFTQHVVPGGHHYFEESNAFYDLLEHLAIGTVNPGQERR, from the coding sequence GTGACCACACCGTGGCTACCCTTCCCCGCCCGCTCTCATCGGCCTGCCGTGGTGTGCTTCCCACCAGCCGGCGCAGGGGCGTCGTTCTACGCACCCTGGCGACGCCGGTTTCGCAACGCGGCGTTCGATGTACTGCCGGTTCAGCTACCCGGCCGGGAAACTCGCCTCTCCGAGCCTCTCGTGCCCGAACTTTCCAAGCTCACCGTCGATGCGGCTGACGCCCTTGCCGACGAACTGCCCGGAAGCTACCTGTTTTTCGGCCACAGCATGGGCGCAGCATTCGCCTTCGAACTGGCCCAAGAACTCGAACAACGCGGTATGTCCGGGCCGCGCAGCTTGATAGTCTCTGCATGTGCGTCGCCGTCGTTCGAGTCGAACGGTCCGGCTCTGCGTGATGCGCCGGACGCCGAACTGGTGAGGCTGCTCGATCGACTCGGCAGCTTTCCTCCAACCTTGCGATCGCACACCGAATTCATTTCCTTGGTCATTCCGATTCTCCGATCCGACATCGCTATGTGCGAAACCCACCGGGTAGATCGGGAACGTCGGATCAACTGTCCGCTCACCGCAATCAGTGGCGCCGACGACACCGAACCGACGCCACAGACCATGTCTGACTGGGTGCGGCACACCAGTCTTGCCTTTACCCAGCACGTCGTGCCAGGCGGCCACCACTACTTCGAGGAATCCAATGCCTTCTATGACCTGCTCGAACACCTCGCCATCGGCACAGTAAACCCCGGCCAAGAAAGGCGCTGA
- a CDS encoding type I polyketide synthase — translation MSETEDKVAIIGMAGRFPGAADVGTLWGNLRAGKASLSRWTLDEVEGVPPEEYDSDHYVPVQGYLPDATLFREDLFGFSHAEAAVLDPQVRLLLQTAWEALDDAGVERSVTEPANVGVFATVGSSEHALAAQTDATLLRELGRRQVRFLTDKDYAATWISYKLGLVGPAVSVQTACSSSMVAIHQAANSVLLGECRVALAGGSAVDTPHRRGYTFYEGGIASRTGAVRPFDTSSDGAVGGHGVGMVVLKRLDDALANGDTVHAVLLGSAIGNDGRDKVGFTAPGVEGHARVIAAAWEVAGIGLDELTYFEAHGTGTRLGDPVEVAAFAQACADTNARPQAVIGSIKGNIGHLDVAAGVAAVIKAACMVRDRILVPTPGLTEPAPGLNLEGRGLRTIGETTPAEGKGPMYVGVSSVGIGGTNAHVVLGEPPARPAPAPEPGPHLLPVSAQSTSDLHRYIAALRDRIGERPLSTIAATLQTGRRTLPVRTFAVVGRPSEAFAIPSHGVSSTGKAQRTVFLFPGQTSRYDDLGSSMYQRFARYRNRLDEYAELLLDEYGIDPRPWRGEPAERDTDYWQPTLVAHQLALAELLHDHGLTPAATLGHSLGEFTAAVVRGVFEPTPILRAVAERGRLMRATPLGAMISINTDATTAAALCHDGISLAAVNSEDRYVLSGPVSAMTDLPARCAALGFKGKILSTNRAFHSALMDEILDGLTEVMRAMTVTGVHRAGTWFSTVTGKVSDTSVLLDPGYWVRQAREPVRYADAAKLLGDGLRMEIGAGADLTSLTDDSIAVATQGRSTVGEVHQYLTALGTAWVHGATLDWETIGPKRSRVSLPPHPMGGNDHGSLTLARSEARATHTTDTPVLAELRPHKTTIENVLSSVLGCSAIDGSFLALGGDSLKAVQVVGRMRDELGVDVTMTDLLAADSLGALARKLSEENKTEVDVLAALESALLDVGEEA, via the coding sequence GTGAGCGAGACCGAAGACAAGGTGGCCATCATCGGCATGGCCGGACGGTTCCCCGGCGCTGCTGACGTCGGAACGCTCTGGGGAAACCTGCGCGCTGGCAAGGCATCCCTGTCGCGATGGACCCTGGATGAGGTAGAGGGGGTACCGCCCGAGGAATACGACAGCGACCACTACGTCCCGGTTCAGGGTTATCTGCCGGACGCCACGCTCTTTCGTGAAGACCTCTTCGGCTTCAGCCATGCCGAGGCTGCCGTACTCGATCCGCAGGTACGGTTGCTGCTGCAGACCGCGTGGGAAGCTCTCGACGATGCCGGGGTCGAGCGCTCGGTAACTGAACCCGCCAATGTCGGAGTATTCGCCACCGTCGGCAGTTCCGAGCATGCCTTGGCGGCCCAGACTGACGCCACGCTCCTGCGTGAACTGGGTAGGAGGCAGGTGCGATTCCTCACGGACAAGGACTACGCGGCCACGTGGATCTCATACAAGCTGGGGCTCGTAGGCCCGGCGGTGAGCGTACAAACGGCCTGCTCATCGTCCATGGTCGCGATTCACCAGGCCGCGAACAGCGTCCTGCTTGGTGAATGCCGCGTCGCCCTCGCTGGCGGCAGTGCCGTCGACACCCCGCACCGCCGCGGCTATACCTTCTACGAAGGCGGAATAGCCTCACGAACCGGTGCTGTCCGGCCGTTCGACACGAGCTCGGACGGAGCAGTCGGAGGTCACGGCGTCGGAATGGTGGTGCTCAAGCGGCTGGACGACGCGCTCGCCAACGGCGACACCGTGCACGCGGTACTTCTTGGCAGCGCAATCGGCAACGACGGACGCGACAAAGTGGGCTTCACCGCACCCGGTGTCGAAGGCCATGCTCGGGTGATCGCCGCGGCGTGGGAAGTAGCCGGGATCGGTCTGGATGAACTGACGTACTTCGAAGCCCACGGGACTGGGACCCGTTTGGGCGATCCAGTGGAAGTCGCCGCCTTCGCACAGGCATGCGCGGACACCAACGCCCGCCCGCAGGCGGTGATCGGCTCAATCAAGGGCAACATCGGTCATCTCGACGTGGCGGCAGGTGTCGCGGCGGTAATCAAGGCAGCCTGCATGGTCCGAGACCGGATCCTGGTGCCGACGCCGGGTCTGACCGAGCCGGCCCCCGGCCTGAATCTCGAAGGACGCGGCCTCCGCACCATCGGTGAAACCACCCCGGCAGAGGGCAAGGGACCGATGTATGTCGGGGTGTCCTCGGTAGGCATCGGCGGCACCAACGCACACGTTGTCCTCGGCGAACCACCTGCGCGCCCTGCCCCTGCACCTGAACCTGGACCACATCTGCTTCCGGTCAGCGCACAGTCCACTTCGGACCTCCATAGGTACATTGCCGCGCTGCGAGACCGCATCGGAGAGCGGCCATTGTCGACGATTGCCGCCACGCTGCAGACCGGCCGTCGCACGCTGCCGGTTCGGACCTTCGCCGTCGTCGGCCGCCCGAGCGAAGCCTTCGCCATCCCAAGCCACGGCGTGAGCTCGACCGGTAAAGCTCAACGCACGGTGTTCCTCTTCCCCGGCCAGACCAGTCGGTACGACGATCTCGGCTCCAGCATGTACCAGCGATTCGCCAGATACCGCAACCGTCTCGACGAGTACGCGGAACTACTGCTCGACGAGTACGGAATCGACCCACGGCCCTGGCGCGGCGAACCAGCGGAACGTGACACCGACTACTGGCAACCAACCCTCGTCGCGCATCAGCTGGCACTTGCCGAGCTGCTGCACGACCACGGTCTCACGCCAGCCGCCACCCTCGGCCACAGTCTCGGTGAGTTCACCGCCGCGGTAGTACGAGGCGTGTTCGAGCCTACACCGATATTGCGGGCCGTCGCGGAACGGGGGCGCCTGATGAGGGCGACACCACTCGGAGCGATGATCAGCATCAATACCGACGCTACTACCGCCGCAGCACTGTGCCACGACGGGATTTCACTGGCCGCCGTAAACAGCGAGGACCGATATGTGTTATCCGGTCCTGTGAGCGCCATGACCGACCTACCCGCCCGCTGCGCGGCGCTCGGCTTCAAAGGCAAGATTCTGTCAACCAACCGAGCGTTCCACTCCGCGCTAATGGATGAGATCCTGGACGGCCTCACCGAAGTCATGCGAGCCATGACCGTCACAGGCGTTCACCGCGCTGGCACTTGGTTCTCCACGGTCACCGGAAAGGTTAGCGACACCTCGGTCCTGCTGGATCCAGGGTATTGGGTACGCCAGGCCCGAGAACCCGTCCGCTATGCCGACGCTGCCAAGCTGCTCGGAGACGGCCTTCGAATGGAGATCGGCGCCGGAGCCGACCTGACCTCGCTAACTGATGACAGCATTGCAGTCGCCACCCAGGGCCGATCCACGGTCGGTGAGGTACATCAGTACCTCACCGCGTTGGGTACTGCGTGGGTCCACGGCGCCACACTGGATTGGGAGACTATTGGCCCGAAACGATCTCGAGTGTCACTGCCTCCGCATCCGATGGGCGGCAACGACCACGGCAGCCTGACTCTCGCCCGCTCCGAAGCACGCGCGACGCACACGACTGATACACCGGTGCTTGCCGAACTGCGCCCGCACAAAACCACAATCGAGAACGTATTGAGTTCCGTGCTCGGCTGCTCCGCCATCGACGGGTCATTTTTGGCGCTCGGCGGCGACAGTCTCAAAGCCGTCCAGGTCGTCGGACGTATGCGCGACGAACTCGGCGTTGATGTCACCATGACCGATCTTCTCGCCGCGGACAGCCTCGGCGCGCTCGCCCGCAAACTGTCCGAAGAGAACAAGACCGAGGTGGACGTGCTGGCGGCGCTAGAATCCGCACTTCTGGACGTCGGGGAGGAAGCGTGA